The proteins below come from a single Candidatus Dormiibacterota bacterium genomic window:
- the gcvH gene encoding glycine cleavage system protein GcvH, with the protein MTTAKGCELPEDLYYFVEKHIWLRPEGDEVVMGLTDVAQHLAGKVIAVTVKKVGRSLSRGQSAATVESSKWVGPVPTPVSGEIVAVNSGLVADPELINRDCYGDGWVVRLRAGSWAEESAGLVTGAAGLEAYQAFLDQEGISCE; encoded by the coding sequence ATGACGACGGCGAAGGGATGTGAGCTGCCCGAGGACCTCTACTACTTCGTCGAGAAGCACATCTGGCTGCGACCGGAGGGCGACGAGGTGGTGATGGGCCTCACCGACGTCGCCCAGCATCTCGCCGGCAAGGTGATCGCGGTGACCGTGAAGAAGGTCGGGCGGTCGCTGAGCAGGGGCCAGAGCGCGGCCACGGTCGAGAGCAGCAAGTGGGTGGGACCGGTTCCCACGCCGGTGTCCGGCGAGATCGTCGCGGTGAACTCCGGCCTGGTCGCCGACCCCGAGCTCATCAACCGCGACTGCTACGGCGACGGCTGGGTGGTGCGGCTGCGCGCCGGCAGCTGGGCGGAGGAGAGCGCCGGCCTGGTCACCGGCGCCGCCGGCCTCGAGGCATACCAGGCCTTCCTCGACCAGGAAGGCATCAGCTGCGAGTGA
- a CDS encoding radical SAM protein, with amino-acid sequence MTITVPIHRRRQPVPEHEGPANSPAQVQTSLAGAVTLGMERGRFSDNVHLRGLNLLLLYESGCRARCTYCGLAKDRPEVSERARNHTFIRVKWPTYGTEEILARVKDDCGNMQRVCVAMVQDHRAFADSNAVMRRFRDETSMGISALITATVVRSREMVEEILEAGADMFTVAFDACTPELFDRTRGRGARGPHRWEHHWQVLRWGVEVFGRFRTGVHLVCGLGETERQMAEMIQRVHDCGAHTHLFAFFPEAGTVMQDVDPAPMGHYRRIQVARYLINHGVGRVEDMRFNDAGQIVDFGCDIAPLLADGEVFMTSGCAGHDGRNACNRPFGNERPSMRQRNHPMPLDAAARARAADELGEDLRP; translated from the coding sequence ATGACCATCACCGTTCCCATCCACCGCCGGCGCCAGCCCGTCCCCGAGCACGAGGGACCCGCCAACAGCCCCGCCCAGGTGCAGACCAGCCTCGCCGGGGCGGTGACCCTGGGAATGGAGCGCGGTCGCTTCAGCGACAACGTGCACCTGCGCGGCCTCAACCTTCTGCTCCTCTACGAGAGCGGCTGCCGCGCCCGCTGCACCTACTGCGGGCTCGCCAAGGACCGGCCCGAGGTCAGCGAGCGGGCGCGCAACCACACGTTCATCCGGGTGAAGTGGCCCACCTATGGCACCGAGGAGATCCTCGCGCGGGTGAAGGACGACTGCGGCAACATGCAGCGGGTCTGCGTGGCCATGGTCCAGGACCACCGCGCCTTCGCCGACTCCAACGCGGTGATGCGCCGCTTCCGCGACGAGACGTCGATGGGCATCTCGGCGCTGATCACCGCGACGGTGGTGCGCAGCCGCGAGATGGTCGAGGAGATCCTCGAGGCGGGCGCGGACATGTTCACCGTCGCCTTCGACGCCTGCACCCCCGAGCTCTTCGACCGCACCCGCGGCCGCGGCGCCCGGGGGCCGCACCGCTGGGAGCACCACTGGCAGGTGCTGCGCTGGGGGGTCGAGGTCTTCGGCCGCTTCAGGACCGGCGTGCACCTGGTCTGCGGGCTCGGCGAGACCGAGCGGCAGATGGCGGAGATGATCCAGCGGGTCCACGACTGCGGCGCCCACACCCACCTCTTCGCCTTCTTTCCCGAGGCGGGCACGGTGATGCAGGACGTCGACCCCGCGCCGATGGGCCACTACCGGCGCATCCAGGTGGCTCGCTACCTCATCAACCACGGCGTCGGCCGGGTCGAGGACATGCGCTTCAACGACGCCGGCCAGATCGTCGACTTCGGCTGCGACATCGCGCCGCTGCTCGCCGACGGCGAGGTGTTCATGACCTCCGGCTGCGCCGGCCACGACGGCCGCAACGCCTGCAACCGCCCCTTCGGCAACGAGCGCCCGAGCATGCGCCAGCGCAACCACCCGATGCCCCTCGACGCCGCCGCCCGC
- a CDS encoding glycine cleavage system protein H: MSTDTLTLPGDLRYDAHHQWARWEDPVWRCGITAWQAEAAGDMVHIGLPVAGSQVGAGDEVGSVESGKWVSALFAPVSGVVVAVNGLLRVDPAIVNRSPYDDGWVFTIQPSEPLVGLDAEAYLEVIVAEEAADAPRIRERAE; encoded by the coding sequence ATGAGCACCGACACGCTGACCCTACCCGGCGACCTCCGCTACGACGCCCACCACCAGTGGGCGCGCTGGGAGGACCCGGTGTGGCGATGCGGCATCACCGCCTGGCAGGCCGAGGCCGCCGGCGACATGGTCCACATCGGGCTGCCGGTGGCGGGCTCTCAGGTGGGCGCCGGTGACGAGGTCGGCAGCGTCGAGTCGGGCAAGTGGGTGAGCGCGCTCTTCGCACCGGTGTCCGGGGTGGTGGTCGCGGTGAACGGCCTGCTGCGCGTCGACCCCGCGATCGTGAACCGCTCGCCCTACGACGACGGCTGGGTGTTCACCATCCAGCCCTCCGAGCCCCTGGTCGGTCTCGACGCCGAGGCGTACCTCGAGGTGATCGTCGCCGAGGAGGCGGCGGACGCGCCCCGGATCAGGGAGCGGGCCGAATGA
- a CDS encoding glycine cleavage system protein H, which yields MATLRGCELPDDLAFDVERDVWVRREGDEVVCGMTDVAQTRCGRIVTLQFRRVGRVVARGRSLCTVESAKWVGPFPAALTGEITAVNQAGFAANPLMVNTDPYGEGWLVRLRPTRPEREWPDLLTGDAAVDAYAARIAELDVHCYRCATEESA from the coding sequence GTGGCCACCCTGCGCGGCTGCGAGCTGCCCGACGACCTCGCCTTCGACGTCGAGCGCGACGTCTGGGTGCGTCGTGAGGGCGACGAGGTGGTCTGCGGCATGACCGACGTCGCCCAGACCCGCTGCGGCCGGATCGTCACCCTGCAGTTCCGCCGGGTGGGGCGGGTGGTGGCCCGCGGCCGCAGCCTCTGCACCGTGGAGAGCGCGAAGTGGGTCGGGCCCTTCCCGGCCGCGCTGACCGGGGAGATCACCGCCGTCAACCAGGCGGGCTTCGCGGCCAACCCGCTGATGGTCAACACCGACCCCTACGGCGAGGGCTGGCTGGTGCGCCTGCGCCCCACCCGCCCGGAGCGGGAGTGGCCGGACCTGCTCACCGGCGACGCCGCGGTCGACGCCTACGCCGCACGCATCGCCGAGCTCGACGTGCACTGCTATCGATGCGCAACGGAGGAGAGTGCATGA